The region AAAGATTTTTTTGTTTTACATAACTGCTATACGATCTTTCGTATTGTTTGTCTGCAAAATCATATTCAAAAGGATAATCCGGATCAATTTTCTTTGTCCATAAATTCTCTATTGAAGCAATAGTCTCAGGCATAGTTTTGGAATCAGCTGTGACATAAATATTGTTCACAAGACTGCTGAACCATTTCACACTTTTAAAATGAAATATGGTTACAGGAGGTATCGCTTCGCCGGGATTTCCAATATTAAAATCTTTTACAACTCCTACTATAATGGCTTCTTTCCCGTCCCAGTTTATTTTTTTTCCTATTGGATCTTTTTCATTCATTAATTTTAAAGCAGTTTCATTGATCAGCATAGAACTAATCGTATCTTGAGCATATTGAGGATTTAAGTAGCGTCCTTTTACCAGTTTTATTTTAAGCATTTCAAGAAGTCCAAAATCTACAGGAATATTATTGCCATCGATATTGATATCTTTATAATGATATGAAATGACAGATTTTGCGCCACCTCCCATAACAAAACCGCCGCCAGCGACTTGTTTAACGCCTTTTATGCGGAGCAATTGATTTTTGATAACATCGTACTTATCACACTGATTTTTGGTGCTAATTTTTTCACCGTAAATATTTCGATAAGAAATACTTAGGATTTGGTTTCCATTAAAGCCTAAATCCTTCGAATTCATATAATCAATCTGCTGATTTACAATATAAGATCCAATAATAAAGAAAGCAGCCACAGCAAATTGAAATATCAGCATTCCGTTTCTAAGCCATACACCATTTTTACTTCGCGCAAAATTGCCTCTTAAGACTTTTAAAACCTCAAAATTGGCAACATAATACGCCGGAAATATCCCCGCAACAATTACAGTTACAATAAAAATACCAATTAACTGTAAATAGAATTGTCCGCTTTGTAATTCTAGTTGTTTTTCTAAAAAAACATTATAATACGGAAGTGAAAGTTCGACAATGACTAACGATATGAGAATTGAAAACAATAAAATTATGGCTGTTTCCAGAATAAACTGCTGGATGATATTCCCTTTGGATGCACCAATAACTTTTCGAACTCCTATTTCTTTAGCTCTTTTTACCGCATTTGCCGTAGCAGAATTAACATAATTGACGATAGAAAGTATCAGAATTAAGACAGACAAACCTACAAAAATTAACAAAAGCTGATAATTTCCATTACTTTCTACAAGACCTCCGGTTTTGGTATGCAAACGAATGGAAGATAAAGGTTCTAAATGTGGTTTTACTTCTCCGAATTTCTTAATAAGTTCCTCTGGTGTAATGCCTTGAAATTTGGCATGGGGAACCGTCATATTATCATAGTAAACCTGAGAAAGAGTTTTAGTAACTAAAGCAGCATCAGTTGGATTTTTTAGCTTTAGCAAAAGAATAAGTTGAAAATTTCCCCATTGCTGAATGGTATTTTTAATTCTTACATCCATAAAATTGACTACACAGGAAGGATTAAAAATCGATTTTTTATCCAGTTTGTAAACGCCCCGAACAATCAAAATCTGGTCTTTCATAAATATTTTTTTTCCTAGTGCACTTTCTTTCCCAAAAAGCTGTACAGCAAGATCTTCAGACAAGGAAATACTGTTTCCGTCGGCTAAACTTGTTTTAGGGTTTCCTTCTGTAAATTGATAAGGGAAATAGTCAAAAAAGTTTCCTTGTGCGATAAGGACTTTGTCATTTTGTATTTTTTTATCATTAAAACGAATGATTTCATTGTCGTAATTTCCGTTAACATAACAAAAAGAAGTGACTTCCGGACTTGCATTTTTTATGGCAGCGCCAATTGGTGCGGAGCTGGAAGCCCAGTAAGTTGTAGGATCCATTTGATTGGCAACCAGAAAAACATTGTCTTTATTTGGATTCCACTGATCATAAGAATGTTCATCATTCCAATATAAAACCGCAAAAATTAAACCTGCGATTCCAATACTCAAACCTAAAACATTCAAAGCCGTAAAGAACTTGTTGTTTTTGATATGGTATATAAATATGTTGATATAGTTTTTAAGCATATTATTCGGTTTTTAGATATTGTAAAACATCAACTTTTGTAGCCTGATAGGTTCTGGATAAGACTACAATTAAGGTTAAGAATAATAAAACGGCGAAGCCAATTAAGAACGGATAAATTGAAATATCAATTCTAAAAACGAAGTCTTCGAGCCATTTATTCAATAAATAGTAAGCAGGAAACAATGCCAGCAAGAAACCGATTAAACAAAATATAACATATTGTTTAGAAAGTTCTTTCAGTAAAACATGCGTTTCTGCGCCTAGTGTTTTTCGGATAGCGATTTCCTTCATTCTGCTTTGAATGGAGTAGGAAGCTAAAGCGAAAAGTCCGAACAATGCAATCAGAATAACGATCACATTTAACAAAGAAAAAAGGTTTCTCTGATTGATAAAATCTTTATAGGTTCTGGCGTAAGCCTTGTCTACAAAATCATACTTAAAAGGGAAATCGGCGTCTATATTTTTTCTCCAGAATTTTTCAAGATTCGGAATCGTATTGGCCATTTCGACCGGATTTACTTTAACAAAAATTCGGGAAACATTAATATTCATCCAGTCTATAGTTTTCAGATGAAAAAAGAGCATTGGCGGAATTTTGGCTTTTGGTCCCCAGAGATTGAAATCTTTTACAATTCCAATAATTTTTAATTTACGGTCATTCCAGTTTACAATTTTCCCAATCGGATTTTTATCGTTGATTATTTTCAACGCCGTTTCATTAATTAAAACAGAACTTATAGTATCTGAGGCAATTTTTTTATCAAAATAGCGGCCTTCAGTCAACTTGATTTTCAGCATTTCGAGCATTCCGTAATCAATAGCCATATTCTGGCTTTGAATGTTTTTATCATGATAATTAAAGGTCGAAGACGAAGTTCCGCCACCATCAAAAGAAAAAGCACCTGTACTTACTTCTGAAACTCCTTTAATCTTAACGATTTCCTGTTTAAGCGTTTCATATTTGGTATATAGGCTTTTAAGGGCTATAGTGTCATTAAAGTCTATCTGTGGTTTTTTATAATTTATTTCCAAAACCTGATCACCTTTAAAACCTAAATCTCTATTGTTTAAAAATTGTACCTGATCGTAAACGATATAAGATCCTATGATAAAAAAAGAAGCAATAGAAAATTGTAAAATTAACATTCCGTTTCGGAGCCAGATGCCACTTTTACTTCTTTCAAAGTTTCCTTTCAATACCTTTGAAGCTTCAAAATTAGAAACGTATAGCGCCGGAAGTATTCCTGCAACAATTACAGTCACAATAAAAATAATCAAGAGCTCACAAAAAAAGGAAGTTCCGCTAAGGCTCAGTTGTTTCTCAAGAAAATTGTT is a window of Flavobacterium crocinum DNA encoding:
- a CDS encoding ABC transporter permease is translated as MLKNYINIFIYHIKNNKFFTALNVLGLSIGIAGLIFAVLYWNDEHSYDQWNPNKDNVFLVANQMDPTTYWASSSAPIGAAIKNASPEVTSFCYVNGNYDNEIIRFNDKKIQNDKVLIAQGNFFDYFPYQFTEGNPKTSLADGNSISLSEDLAVQLFGKESALGKKIFMKDQILIVRGVYKLDKKSIFNPSCVVNFMDVRIKNTIQQWGNFQLILLLKLKNPTDAALVTKTLSQVYYDNMTVPHAKFQGITPEELIKKFGEVKPHLEPLSSIRLHTKTGGLVESNGNYQLLLIFVGLSVLILILSIVNYVNSATANAVKRAKEIGVRKVIGASKGNIIQQFILETAIILLFSILISLVIVELSLPYYNVFLEKQLELQSGQFYLQLIGIFIVTVIVAGIFPAYYVANFEVLKVLRGNFARSKNGVWLRNGMLIFQFAVAAFFIIGSYIVNQQIDYMNSKDLGFNGNQILSISYRNIYGEKISTKNQCDKYDVIKNQLLRIKGVKQVAGGGFVMGGGAKSVISYHYKDINIDGNNIPVDFGLLEMLKIKLVKGRYLNPQYAQDTISSMLINETALKLMNEKDPIGKKINWDGKEAIIVGVVKDFNIGNPGEAIPPVTIFHFKSVKWFSSLVNNIYVTADSKTMPETIASIENLWTKKIDPDYPFEYDFADKQYERSYSSYVKQKNLFSLLNAIVIIIALIGLFALASYSIERRMKEIAIRKTLGAETIVLLKELCKQYVLFSVLGFVIALFPAYYLLSKWLENFAYRVSISISPFLIGFTALLVLTLAVVLSRAYHATKVDVLRYLKYE
- a CDS encoding ABC transporter permease translates to MLQNWINTFIFHLKNNKLFTGLNILGLSIGIAGLIFSILYWNDEQSYNEWNPNKEVVFQSLSKVSETNLWVTNVLTFEDYFKTDFKELESYCYLDMWYAQKLLQCNDKKAIFNVIDAQKAFFDMFPFHFIKGNAKTAIKDETCIAISKETALKLFGNVNVLGKTIRYQDRKLIVMGVYTIPGKSSMAPEAVINFIAERIPKERDNWSNFNLGLLLKLKNPADKDKVAAKMSDLLYKNRTVRWAREEGLTIAQWEKKNGAENMKIFLDPLKDARLHGLVDGYAEGEGNYDFLLIMMGLSVLILILSLFNYINLATANAIKRAKEVGIRKIAGASKSNIVWQFIFETFIITTFSILLSLVIVELSLPFYNNFLEKQLSLSGTSFFCELLIIFIVTVIVAGILPALYVSNFEASKVLKGNFERSKSGIWLRNGMLILQFSIASFFIIGSYIVYDQVQFLNNRDLGFKGDQVLEINYKKPQIDFNDTIALKSLYTKYETLKQEIVKIKGVSEVSTGAFSFDGGGTSSSTFNYHDKNIQSQNMAIDYGMLEMLKIKLTEGRYFDKKIASDTISSVLINETALKIINDKNPIGKIVNWNDRKLKIIGIVKDFNLWGPKAKIPPMLFFHLKTIDWMNINVSRIFVKVNPVEMANTIPNLEKFWRKNIDADFPFKYDFVDKAYARTYKDFINQRNLFSLLNVIVILIALFGLFALASYSIQSRMKEIAIRKTLGAETHVLLKELSKQYVIFCLIGFLLALFPAYYLLNKWLEDFVFRIDISIYPFLIGFAVLLFLTLIVVLSRTYQATKVDVLQYLKTE